A region of the Thermoanaerobaculia bacterium genome:
CGTCTCGAACGCTTGCAGATGGTCGGATGATATTTCAGTCAGCGTGCGCGCGGCCTCGGGCGATCGATGACCGCGGGGAATGAGTGGCGGATACTTCGAATCCTGACTTTCGACTTTCCGACTCGCGACTTTCCGACTCGCAGTCCATGTAGGATTTCGACGTTCGAGAGCACATGCCCGACGAAACGACGGAAAGAGCCGGCGAGGTGATCCCCTGGGAGCGCCGATCCGAGATGGATCTCGAGACGGCGTTCGCGAAGACCGTCGCGGCGTTCCTCCACCCGCGAAAGGCCTGGGACGCGACGCCCGAGGGCGGAGGCTATTCCGGGCCGCTCATCTTCGCGGCCGTGTGCGGCGCCGTCGGCTCGCTCTTCACGGCGGCGTACAACCTCGTCCTCTTCCAGTGGATGCTGCGTCGCAATCCGACGCTCCGGCCCCCGAATCTCCCCTGGATCAGCGGCCGCGCCCTTCTTCCCTTGTCGAAGATCAACATCGTGATTTCCCCGATCGTGAACGGCGTCGTCGTGACGCTCTTCGTCTTCGTCGTCGCGGCGGTCATCCACGCGGGCGTCCTTCTCGTCGGAGGCCGGAAGCGCTCGACGTCGGGATTCGAGCGAAGCTTCCGCGTGGCGGCCTACGGCTCCGCCGGGCTCGTGGGACA
Encoded here:
- a CDS encoding Yip1 family protein: MPDETTERAGEVIPWERRSEMDLETAFAKTVAAFLHPRKAWDATPEGGGYSGPLIFAAVCGAVGSLFTAAYNLVLFQWMLRRNPTLRPPNLPWISGRALLPLSKINIVISPIVNGVVVTLFVFVVAAVIHAGVLLVGGRKRSTSGFERSFRVAAYGSAGLVGQVVPLVGSLIAFVWCLVLVFPGVARMHRMSLGRAVAALVLPFAILLLVMLAATSR